Sequence from the Trichomycterus rosablanca isolate fTriRos1 chromosome 10, fTriRos1.hap1, whole genome shotgun sequence genome:
CTCTTTACTGGCTGGGTCGGTTTAAAACATTGATGCTTGACTACAAAACCAAATATTTACCAGCCCCATCCTACTTTGATATGGTGCACTTATTAAACCTTGTTCTGTACCCTTAGAGCCACAAATCTGACCCATCTTGATTCATCCCTCAAGGAAGAACTCAGATCTTAAGAAAGATAGGCATCAAGACTAAACACTAAAAACTTACCTTGCACTTAACAACAACATCTCATTTAttgaaaaaacattttgttttctACCTATAGTTTCTTAAACTAGGTAATGTATATTAAgtaagcacttttgtaagtcgctccgattaagagcatctgctaaatgttataaatgtaaatgattcacTTACTGCACATTCCCTTCTTGCTAAAAGAAGGTCTGCAGTACCTCAAAAAGAAAGtgacataaatgtaaacagtttcAATAATGTCCTTGTTTCAGGGTTTGCTATCGATTTTGCGAAAACTGAAAAGTTCCCCTGACCAGGAAGTCCGCATTTTGCTTCTTGGGTTGGACAATGGAGGCAAGACCACTCTGCTCAAACAGCTGGCCTCAGAAGATATCAGCCATATTACACCAACACAGGTCAGTTACAGTCTAACCTTCAAATTTTTTTACCACTCTTATCTACTGAGTAAGAATAAATGACCACTGTATGATATACAAGCACAGTTTATTGTGCTCttgcttttttttaattgcagttCTTTTAGGATTCATAAAATCTGTTATGAAATGGTTCTAGGGTTTCAACATCAAGAGTGTGCAGTCTCAGGGATTTAAACTGAATGTCTGGGATATTGGTGGGCAAAGAAAGATCAGACCCTACTGGAGGAACTATTTTGAAAATACAGATCTTCTAGTACGTTTTACAGTCATcagtaaatacattattatcTATAAATGCAGTTCACCTTTTAAGTTGTCTTTTGAAATTATatagtttttgtttctttgtttttcagATCTATGTAATTGATAGTGCAGATCGCAAACGATTTGAAGAAACAGGCCAGGTATTGCTAATGCCACTGCTAGCTTTTatgttgtgtatatataatgtaatttttttacataAGTTATATTTTGAGCTTCTGTTCATAGGAGCTGGCCGAGTTACTAGATGAGGAGAAGCTTAGTGGTGTTC
This genomic interval carries:
- the arl3b gene encoding ADP-ribosylation factor-like protein 3, with protein sequence MGLLSILRKLKSSPDQEVRILLLGLDNGGKTTLLKQLASEDISHITPTQGFNIKSVQSQGFKLNVWDIGGQRKIRPYWRNYFENTDLLIYVIDSADRKRFEETGQELAELLDEEKLSGVPVLIFANKQDLLTAAPASEIAEGLNLHTIRDRVWQIQACSALTGEGVQDGMNWVCKSVNAKRK